One segment of Papaver somniferum cultivar HN1 unplaced genomic scaffold, ASM357369v1 unplaced-scaffold_137, whole genome shotgun sequence DNA contains the following:
- the LOC113334441 gene encoding short-chain dehydrogenase reductase 3b-like, with the protein MGSLTVSKPRLEGKVAIITGAASGIGEAAARLFVDNGAFVVVADVQDELGTKVVASIGVEKACYKHCDVTDEKQVEELVAFAVERYVTLDIVYSNAGIMGPLPGILDLDLGFFKKTMSINACGGAAMIKHAGRVMVVRKIRGSIVCTASIAAARGGVSPVAYTASKHALLGVVRSASRELGAHGIRVNSVSPFGVATPMAVAVGGEVKNWDPKFIDMSRSGTGYLKGTYLQAKNVAEGALFLASDESSCVSGHDLVVDGGYTVSCDGFPLGIKRSDD; encoded by the exons ATGGGGTCTTTAACAGTGTCTAAGCCAAG GTTGGAAGGAAAAGTTGCTATCATCACCGGAGCTGCAAGTGGGATCGGTGAAGCAGCAGCAAGACTATTCGTGGACAACGGCGCgtttgttgtggttgctgatgtGCAAGATGAATTGGGTACGAAAGTTGTAGCTTCAATTGGTGTAGAAAAAGCTTGTTACAAGCACTGTGATGTTACCGACGAAAAACAAGTCGAAGAACTAGTAGCATTTGCTGTGGAAAGGTATGTGACATTGGATATTGTGTACAGTAATGCAGGAATCATGGGTCCGTTGCCTGGAATTCTCGATTTAGATCTGGGTTTTTTCAAGAAAACAATGTCAATCAACGCTTGCGGCGGTGCTGCCATGATTAAACACGCCGGCCGTGTCATGGTGGTAAGAAAAATCCGCGGATCGATTGTGTGCACGGCGAGTATTGCTGCTGCAAGGGGAGGTGTCTCGCCGGTTGCTTATACGGCTTCGAAACATGCGCTTCTGGGTGTGGTGCGTTCGGCTTCTCGCGAGCTTGGTGCTCATGGGATTCGGGTTAACTCGGTGTCGCCGTTCGGAGTAGCGACTCCGATGGCCGTTGCAGTTGGCGGGGAAGTCAAGAATTGGGATCCAAAATTTATTGATATGTCGAGATCAGGGACTGGGTATCTGAAAGGAACTTATTTGCAAGCTAAGAATGTAGCCGAGGGTGCTTTGTTTCTTGCTTCTGATGAATCTAGTTGTGTGAGCGGACATGatcttgttgttgatggtggttataCAGTTTCTTGTGATGGTTTCCCACTTGGTATTAAACGCAGTGATGATTGA